In the genome of Oryzias melastigma strain HK-1 linkage group LG19, ASM292280v2, whole genome shotgun sequence, the window atggatggacggatggatggatggatggacagacggatggacggattaatggacagatggatggatggacagatggacggggggatggatggatggatggatggatggacgggtggatggatggatggatggatggatggatagatggacaaacggatggacggatggacggatggacgggtggatagatggacagacggatgggtggatggatggacagatggatgggtggatggatgggcgGATGGacaaacggatggatggatggacagatcgATGGGCGgatggttgatggatggatttcaAACCAGGTTTGTTTTGTCACAAACTGCAAATTAAGGAATATTTATCCATCTAGGTCTTGTGACCAAGTTGATGAAGTGTCAAAAGTTTCACAGTAAAACTTGTTGAAACAAGAACAAGAACTTTTGTGGACCAAACATAAAAAGGTGAAGCATCTTTTAGCAGCATCAAAGTAGGAGCTTGAAAAAGACAGCTgagtaaaacaataaagattAAGAAAAGTGTCTGTTGTCAGTTTGCAGGAATGAGATCACTGCAGTTGCTGCAAAAAGGAACAATTAAGAattcattttcatcagagttgtgAAGTGGAGCTGAACTTGAGTCTTTTggagattttcaaaatattttatgggAGTTTAATTAAAGACTTTACAAAGTTTGCCCTCATTTCATCTAACTTTTAGATAAATTAATCATAAAGGCTATTTAAATCGTTAAATAAATTCTAAGTCTTTAGATTTGCTCACTTTGGGAATCCAGTCTCAGTCCATGCTGATCATCTTTTGTGCAGCCGGTTGCTTTTATAAGTGGTGAGCACCGACCTTCTGAACCCACATGTGGAGAATCACGGTAAACTATGACGCTGGAGTTGTTTGTCTTGAAGCCTGGTGCTGCTGTCGCCAGCGCATCTCCAAGCTATTTGATTTTCAACAAATCAAGCGGCGGTCACAGGAAGTCATCTGCTGAGCCACCTGGGCCCCGATGTGCTGTGAAGAGGGGACTCTATTTTCAGGTCTTGTCTGACAGAATGTTGAGACAGATCGCTTTTACCACCATGAAGAATAGAGACGACTAAAAGAAGGACCTATAGGGCACATGGGGTCCACATTTAACAGCTTTCTGACCAACTATCTGGTTAATTTAATAAGTAAGTTGGTTAGTATGATGACACTACCCAGTTATCCTGAAGAAAACTATTCAAATGATGTCAAGATCCAGTGAAATGAGACATAAAATTTGATTCTGTGAGAAAGAATGTGCAGAATTTTACCTATATgaacttttgctttgtttattttttattttttgtatccaATGTATTTACAACGTTAGGAAATTGTGTTTAGTCTTTATTAAGTGTTCATGCCGtcctataaatgtattttaaggtttttgaaCATCAAAGATATGGGactacaaatgaaaaataacattgtggctaattttttactcatatttaatgatatttttcagtaaactaTTGTAATCTTATCTGCATTGGGAGCAGCCTCCAAAAAATGATCTTTGTTGGAAGTTTCAATCATAAAGTtcatgtgggcggagtcagggAATATTTTGGCCCTTTACTTCCACCTGGTTGGTGttacattatttttgttgaaacaaAATACTATAAAATACTTGTATAAGAATGGCATTTTATAAAGGATTTATTACttaagtcacaaaaaaaatccaacatttttaccCATGTAAATGTAAACACACTATGATTCACCATATTAATAATAGTAACCTATTTTCTAGTAGTTCCTATTGCATAACATTATCTTTATTGCAGTTAGCAACAATTCAccttttattacaaaaatgttttttttttttcaaattggaaaaataaattataaattgaaATTTCCATCCCCGCGACCCAGAGGggacgaagcggacaagaagatgaatgaagacgaggaaaacaaagacgtacacggatcgattttcaagttttctctAACTGCATCTTATTCATccattcacaaagatttgaataaagaaatactcagaaattgtattttaatattaattttatattaGTAAACGTTTACTACAACTTTTAAAGGCCAAAAGATGagaaaagttgaataaaaaatcaCTCTTaacgcacattttttttttttttaaatcctttctcGGTGAGTTTGGGGTATCAACCTAAAAGAATGGCTTCAAACTATACAAttctttagattttaaaaaagtaatttacttttaaaaggaATGTTTTATGTTGAACTTTAACACTCTTGGATAATTCATCTCTGTGTTTAAgtcaatgcaaaataaaaactacagaaaaatctTAATTTGCATGCCCCTAAAGGTTAAAACCTCTTATGCAATTTGATTTCCGTGgattaaaagtcataataaGCCTATAGTttctcaaaaaaggaaaaaattatCATAAGACTCGTGAGCAGTTAAGGAAGCGTTTGTAGAAAACTAGTGTAACACAATCGGAACCAATTCATTGGAGATACGTTCATGCATTTAGTGTCAAGTGATGCCAGATGCGGAAAATCTGTTACAAATTTAACCTCATGTTTAGGGGaagtgtgtgcgtgtgcgtgGTGACCGCGTCCACTCTCAAAGGTGTGTTGACGCACGCAGCGCCTGGACGAATGAGCGGCTGGTGCGCTCTATAAAGGCGGTGCGTCCGTGGCGCATTCACTCAAGCAGCCGCACCGAGCCAGCGCAGCCGCAGCACCACCTGTGTGTCCTCCACCTCCCGGCGACATGAACTCCCACTGCAACGGAAAAGTCAGCGACTCCGTGGAGGACTTCCACCTCAACAAGGGCTTCAGCGACCTCATCATCGACACCAAGAAGTCCGCCGTCGTGGCGCACCGCAAGCACGAGACGTCACGCAAGGAGTCCGAGGATGAGTCCCGCTTGCCTCTGCTGGAGGCCGCCTACACCAGCATCCTCCGGCACCTCGGGGAGGACACGGACCGGGAGGGGCTGCTGCGCACGCCGCTGCGCGCCGCCAAAGCCATCCAGTTCTTCACCAAAGGCTACCATGAGACCATCGACGGTGAGTTTAGCCTCCAGCTGAGGCACACGCCGCACAGATCAGGGGTCACCAGGTTCTTCCAGCTTCTAGCATCAGTGTTTGCTTAAAAGTGATGGTTTTGGTGCCAATTTACGCACAAAAAACGCATCTCCGTGGATTCCAATTCAAACTTTGTAAGGAAGTTAACTTTAAAGTTATGCCTTCAAAAGCTACTTTATTTCTCTTTCAGACTCATATGGATTATGATAGATTCCAAACAATGTTTTAACAGCagaactgaaaatgtgtttcgTACCCAACAGACATCCTAAACAACGCCATATTTGATGAAGATCATGAGGAGATGGTGATAGTGAAGGACATCGACGTGTTTTCTCTGTGTGAACATCACCTGGTGCCTTTTTTTGGAAAGGTATGTGCAGTTCCATGTActgaaacatatatttaataagcAAAATGCtgaattactctttttttttttttgcaggttcATATTGGATATATCCCCAACAAAAAAGTGGTGGGACTGAGCAAACTAGCAAGGTAACTCATCACGCATGAGCCCTCCTGCTGGTTGTATATTTCGGGCGTTAGTGCCGGGTGGCTGCGTTCTTCTGTTGTCTCAGCGCTTTGACCTGGAGGCTTACAGTCTGAGCCCGCTGGCCATCATCTAGTCCCTTCATCAAGCGCATTCACAGAAACAAATGTAAACCCATCCGCACTCCAGCCATGAGAAAATCCCCTCAGATCTGTGGGAATAGGCAGCTTTGTCTGtctccttctcttttttttcctgggaATATCGCAGCAGATCCGATCAAAGGAACTCAGAATAGCTGCtaaaaagagacaccaagaGGTTATTAGGTGAACGTTTGAGTTTTGAATGTTATATGAGATTTTCAGTGAAATGTCCAGGGTGAATGATTCACAGATTTTGAGTCTATACAGTCAGATAGCCACATCAGAGGTCACAGGTCAGGGACTGATGCCAGTCTGTGTTTATCAAGAGTTTAATCATTATTACACCCGTCTGTTTGTGTCCAGGATTGCAGAGATCTTCAGTCGGAGGCTTCAAGGTAGGCGAATTCAAAACACGTGGAGcgacaataaaacaaaatcaaaattcgacaagttcaattatttttgctttttttccagttcaaGAGCGTCTGACCAAGCAGATTGCCATGGCGATATGCGAGGCTCTGCAGCCGAAGGGCGTAGCTGTGGTAATAGAAGCGGCGTAAgtcaatgaaaacaaacaagctgaacacacacagagatacttttataagatttgttatagattttttttttaagtgctaaaaagtctgttttaatCTTCTTCTAACTCAACATGTAACAACTCATAAACAGAATTGGACATGGAACAATCTGTGGCGTTCCCCTCCCAAATTGCATTACAAGCCTCCTTGAAGCATGTGAAATGCTGCGGCTCCAAgtctgacacttttttttgttcggCTTTGCAGGCACATGTGCATGGTGATGCGCGGCGTCCAGAAGATGAACAGCCGCACGGTGACCAGCACCATGCTGGGAATCTACCTGGAGGACCCCAAAACCCGGGAGGAGTTCCTGACTCTCACAATGCGCACCTAACAAGCCTCAAGCACTATTCCTGCCTGCAGAATTCTTCAGAAAGATATTAagtgtgactaaaaaaaaaaacactgttaggAAATTTGAAGCAAGACTTCCAACTCCGAAGATCCCAAAGAGCGTGAGCGATGTCAGTCCTGCAGCAGCGGAGATCTCAGTGAACACAAAGATTAATGGTGCCTTTTTTGTAGATATATTAGTCTCAcataacattattattattattataaaatatataaaaagctgAGTGCAATATTATAATGTGAAAATTCTTTCAGGTGGAAATTTCATTGGTGCTTCTCCAAACTGTTCCACTCTTTGTTATGGTGTTGAGAATCCACTGATTTCAAGGTTTCACCGACTTCTGTgtcatttatatacatttttaaagaaaaatctttgtATTATATGACATTTTATGGTACAACTGAATTTATATATCTGTAGTCCAACAAATAAAGCTAATGAATGTAGATTTCAGATCGATGATGGTGATATTCCTGAAGAGTCCTAAATAAAAACGACagaaagggcaaaaaaaaaaattgtgtctgtgatctttctgctgcagaatcTAACAGTCTCAAGAAGACATGCACTGTAAAAACTTTAtgactgaaaataaatattattattctactaaaatatgatcatttttacttaaatggtgaagaaaaacctttctaCGATCTGTCGTTTGTATTGATCTGCCATGCTGCTGCTGGTTAGTGGCTTTAAAAAAACCACCCTTGACTTTTGGAGTATTGACGTGCAGAACGGTGTCATTTAGTGTGAAGCTGGAAGACAAAAAGATCtgattatgttaaaattatttttttaaaaatggatgaaCACAGTCAATTTTGTTGACTTTGTGAAGGAAATAGCAGCGCGTTGTTATATTACCCTGTGAGGTAAACAATCTGCTATAAAGATAagtagaaaacaacaaaactctttGGACGTATACTTGTGGAAtttgaaagtgcaaaacaacCAGAAAAATGTTGATGCATGGGTCAGGAACTTGATTTTGTCACAGAGAATGCAGGTTTTATAACAAAGTcagagcatttttcttttaatgaggtcatactgtataaaaaaaaatctggatttgtGTCTTAAAACGCATCGTTCCAccaaaaatgaatcaatgaCTTCGAACTCTAGTTACTCTTGTAATCTCCACCCATATTGTTTTTTGTCCGTCAAGATCCCAGTTACAATAACATGCAGTTATGTAACAACACTGTTAACTGAGCTGTGGCTTAGTTTGACTGTGGCGCAACAGTAGAAATCCAGAAGCATAAACGGCGAGGGCGGGCACACGTGATAGAGAGCCCGAGGCAAAGCAAGCCCTTTAAATATCACTGTCGTCAAACAACTGCTGAACTGTAACCTTCATCACTGACAGCAGATTTTTGGGCTCGGGTGGTGGGGGTCAAAGCTAACGGTGCAGCAGGCGGATTCTAAATATGATTATGTCAGAGTAAACAGATTATTAAAACGTGGATGCATTGTGCGTAAGCGGCTAAAATTGTACTTGATCGTTTGTGCCCGTAGGCAATGAGGCAAGTGGACTCTTTAAATCTCCTCACAATGGAAGCTTTAATTGAGTCAAGACAGAATATACAACATAAATCAATGcactaaaatgcaaaaaaaaaaaaaaaaa includes:
- the gch2 gene encoding GTP cyclohydrolase 2 — protein: MNSHCNGKVSDSVEDFHLNKGFSDLIIDTKKSAVVAHRKHETSRKESEDESRLPLLEAAYTSILRHLGEDTDREGLLRTPLRAAKAIQFFTKGYHETIDDILNNAIFDEDHEEMVIVKDIDVFSLCEHHLVPFFGKVHIGYIPNKKVVGLSKLARIAEIFSRRLQVQERLTKQIAMAICEALQPKGVAVVIEAAHMCMVMRGVQKMNSRTVTSTMLGIYLEDPKTREEFLTLTMRT